From one Meles meles chromosome 18, mMelMel3.1 paternal haplotype, whole genome shotgun sequence genomic stretch:
- the TAC4 gene encoding tachykinin-4: MLPCLPLLLLMGLSAGTVTADEDLALGAEAGSWITLTLEDGGIHLQLQQVKRGKASQFFGLMGKRVKGIPPIQPDRRTAPPPEHPQGQMVQGLVDRARLSTEEPFPGREDEDRGSE, translated from the exons ATGctgccctgcctccccctgcttctcctgaTGGGGCTGTCTGCAGGCACTGTGACAGCTGACGAGGACCTGGCACTCGGAGCAGAAGCAGGGTCCTGGATAACCTTGACCCTGGAG GACGGTGGCATTCACCTCCAGCTCCAGCAGGTGAAGAGGGGCAAAGCCAGCCAGTTCTTTGGGCTGATGGGGAAGCGGGTGAAAG gAATACCTCCCATCCAGCCAGACAGAAGAACAG CTCCACCACCAGAGCATCCGCAAGGACAAATGGTGCAGGGCCTTGTGGACAGGGCGCGACTATCTACAGAAG AACCCTTCCCAGGCAGAGAGGACGAGGACCGCGGGTCAGAGTGA